The sequence below is a genomic window from Rhizobium sp. NXC14.
AGCATTCGATCTCGGGCCGTGGCCGCGGATGACCGCTTCCGAACGGTCCGCCATCCTGCTCAAGGCTGCCGATCTGATCGCGGCGCGGGCAGAGGAACTGGCGTTTCTCGATGCGATCGAGGCGGGGAAACCGATCACCCAGGTGCGGGGTGAAATTGCCGGTTCGATCGACATCTGGCGTTACGCGGCGGCGCTTGCGCGCGACCTTCACGGGGAAAGCTATAACACGCTCGGCGACGGTACGCTCGGCGTCGTGCTGCGCGAAGCGATCGGCGTGGTGTCGATCATCACGCCCTGGAATTTTCCGTTCCTCATCGTCGGTCAGAAGCTGCCTTTCGCCCTGGCAGCGGGCTGCACGACCGTCGTCAAGCCCTCGGAACTGACATCGGGATCGACGCTCGTGCTCGGAGAAATCCTGCAGGAAGCAGGTGTTCCGGATGCCGTCGTCAACATTGTCACCGGTACGGGACCTGAGGTCGGCTCGGTCATGACGTCGCATCCCAACGTGGATATGGTGTCCTTCACCGGCTCGACCGGAGTCGGCAAGTTGACGATGTCGAATGCGGCGCAGACGCTGAAGAAGGTCTCGTTGGAACTCGGCGGCAAGAACCCGCAGATCGTATTCCCGGACGCCGATCTCGATGCCTTCGTCGATGCCGCTGTCTTCGGAGCCTATTTCAATGCCGGCGAGTGCTGCAACGCCGGCTCGCGGCTGATCCTCCATAAATCAACCGCCTCCGACATCGTCAGGCGGATTGCCGAGCTGTCGAAGGGAGTGAGGGTCGGTGATCCCCTAGATCCCTCGACGCAGGTCGGCGCGATCATCACGCCGCAGCATCTGGAAAAGATCTCGGGATATGTCGCCGGTGCGAGGGGCAGCGGCGCTCGCGTCGCCCATGGCGGCGAGACACTCGATCTCGGCATGGGGCAGTTCATGTCGCCGACGATCCTCGAAGCGGTGACACCCGATATGGCGGTGGCGCGCGAGGAAGTCTTCGGCCCGGTCCTGTCGGTTCTGACGTTCGAGACGACTGCCGAAGCGATCCGGATTGCAAATTCGATCGACTACGGCCTGTCGGCTGGCGTCTGGAGCCGCGATTTCGACACCTGCCTGACGATCGGCCGGTCGGTGCGGGCGGGCACGGTCTGGATGAACACTTTCATGGACGGCGCCTCAGAGCTTCCCTTCGGCGGTTACAAGCAGAGCGGCCTCGGCCGCGAGCTCGGCCGCCATGCGGTCGAGGATTACACGGAGACCAAGACGCTGAACATGCATATCGGCAAGCGCACCAATTGGTGGATGCCGCGAAGCTAAGGCCGGCTTGGCCGGCAGCGAAGCTACGCCTGAGGAGGGCGGGTGATCGGATGCGGGAATGGTTCCGCATCCTCCAAACTGAACTGGGAGGTTCTTTGATGCGTAAGTTTCTGACAACGACTGCGGTGATCGCATTGGCTCTGGCCGGCGCCGGCGTGCCCGCCCGCGC
It includes:
- a CDS encoding aldehyde dehydrogenase family protein — encoded protein: MTVLVNPTALSDHKARDFQMLIDGRWEAGSADPIERIAPSHGVVVSRFPTGSKTDAERAIAAARKAFDLGPWPRMTASERSAILLKAADLIAARAEELAFLDAIEAGKPITQVRGEIAGSIDIWRYAAALARDLHGESYNTLGDGTLGVVLREAIGVVSIITPWNFPFLIVGQKLPFALAAGCTTVVKPSELTSGSTLVLGEILQEAGVPDAVVNIVTGTGPEVGSVMTSHPNVDMVSFTGSTGVGKLTMSNAAQTLKKVSLELGGKNPQIVFPDADLDAFVDAAVFGAYFNAGECCNAGSRLILHKSTASDIVRRIAELSKGVRVGDPLDPSTQVGAIITPQHLEKISGYVAGARGSGARVAHGGETLDLGMGQFMSPTILEAVTPDMAVAREEVFGPVLSVLTFETTAEAIRIANSIDYGLSAGVWSRDFDTCLTIGRSVRAGTVWMNTFMDGASELPFGGYKQSGLGRELGRHAVEDYTETKTLNMHIGKRTNWWMPRS